In Marinobacter sp. M3C, the genomic stretch TGCGCTCCTCAAAAGTATCGGGTGCTATTTCGCATAGCTTAACGAGCGCTTCAAGTGTATTTAGATCTTTTTCTTCTAGGCGGGGAGTGGCCAAAGCTGCAATTTCGGGCTCTATCAACGTCCGCAGAGCATAGATCTCAAGCCCAGAGGGTTGTTCGAAGTGTAAAAAATTCCGCAGCAGTTCACTAGCCTTTTCAAAAGGCACTCGTTCTAGAACGGCACCACCATTGGGGCCCGTGCGAACCGAGATCAGTCCCTGAACCTCAAGAGATTTCAGTGCTTCCCTTACTGTTCCCTTGGAACATTCGAACTGCTCCATCAATTGCCGTTCGTTAGGCAGCCTGTCGCCAGGCTGCATTTGGTTTACCGCAACCCAACTCTTGACGGATTCAACAATCTGATCAGATAGCTTCACCCGTTTAGGAACACGCAGGCTCTTGGCATTCATCTAGATTAGCTGTCTCCCATCAAAAATTTATTCTGCCACAAGATTGCTTTTTTTACGACTCGGTTGAATTGGTTACCGGCTTTCTGATTGTTCCTCCCCTAATTTTCCCATATTCTCCCAATTTTCTAGGGTGGGGAAAGCAATGACTGAACAAATATTGACCATCAAGGAGGTCGCTGACTTCCTCAAGCTTACGGAGAAAACCGCTTACCGGTTGGCGGCATGTAGTGGCGCACTGACGCCGGAGTGGGATGAGGAGGATTCCATCCCATTGCTTACGGCGATGCGACCCTGGCAGACGCGATTCTCGACCGCCTCCTGCACAACAGTCACAAGCTGAATCTGAAAGGGGAATCCATGAGAAAGGCCATGAGTAAAATGGGGCATTCCGATCACTCCAAGTGATAGGATGACCATCGGCGCATTAGGTTGAATAGGTGATCGGAATCACCAGAATACGCAGCTCGATACCAGCATGGTAGCGAAGATAGGAAAAAACGGTCGCAGAAGGCTTTTCAATAAGCTGGCAGATAACGCTCATGGGGATACCTTTCTTCCATTCGCGCCAAACTATAGCTTTCCTTGCGGAGTTCAGGGGGTTTGCTGTGGTCATCTACCATTACTCCAAGCCGAGGCCAGATATTAATGGTGTTGTCTTGACCAGTTGAATGCACCACCGCTCTTTACCGGGGGGATTACCGTGGCAAGTTCCCAATCTCCTAGACATTTGGAACTTCAGCCCGGAATTAGTTGACTACTACACTATGCAATTATGCAATTATGCAATTATGCAACAGAGCGTTAGAGTCAATAATAGATTGGGCAACCTCAGTTGTGGTTATTCTGCATTTCATCGCTTGTTGGCGTATTGCTCTGTAAGCCTGATCTTCATTGATATCGTGAACTTTCATGAGGACGATTTTGGCCTCATTCATCTTATGGCTGTTTTCCACTTTATTCTTGAGTTTCGTAATGATTTTTTCGTTACTTTTGCCTTGCTGCCAGTTTCTTCGAGCAACGATGATGCTGCTAAGCACACCATAAGGTCGAACGGGTTTAGCCAGAACACTATCGACTTCAAGGTCGATTAAATTCTGTAATACTGAGGGACTCTCGTAACCGGCCAGACCAATCAGGGTTGGTCGGTCTGCGGTGAGTTTCAGGTAATTGGTAATACCTTCGTCTGGCGTTTCCCGCACTTCAATAAACGTCAAATCGGCCGGGTCTGAAGGGCAGCTGGGTGGGGGCCAAATAGCATTCGCACGACATCCAATACGATTTAGCTGCTGAAGGAGTTCCTCGGCGTCACAATCTCTGGGATGAAGGACAAGAACATTCAGCCCACGCAATTGCCGTATGATGTTGTCGTGTTCCATTAATTCGTCCCAATAGGAGCATTTGCCCAATCATTCAGGGTTGGCACCGCCAGGTATGGGTCCGGTTTAATTGGCCTGACGGCCTCCCGTTCAACGCGATACTCTCCGTCCGCCCCTAGTCTCGCTATTCGCGACTGCAGATAGGTGTGATTGTTGTCCGGATCAATCTTAATGCGCCCTTGAGGGGCTTCAAACTCTGCGCCTCGCAAGACAGCTCTCAATTGATCCGCCCCAGTTGACCCAGTTAGACGCAACGCATTGGCGAAGAGGTGCACCTGTGAATATGCCGCTTCGCAGCAACTGGTCACATCCTCAATGCTGCCAAACTTTCGCGCATATTTACCTAGAAAGCGAGCATTCTCATCCGTTTTTATGTTCCGGAAGTAAGGTGCAGCGGTAATGTGACCGGCGGCCGCGCTACGGCCCATGATTGCCACTTCAGCTTCATTAGTTGTTAGGCTTGCAATCGGCAACTTGAAACCATTACCGCCACTCTCATGATAAGCAGTGTATAAATTAACCGTTCCAATTCCAACTACCGTTGAAAAAATTACGTCCGGGGAAACTCTCCTGATATCTTCAAGAATCCATTCGAAATCCTCACGTCGGGCGTCCAGACTTAAATAATTTTCCCCTACCACTTGGCCGCCACCTTGGCGAACGATATTGCGCATCACTCGATTGGATTCCCGAGGATAAATATAATCCGATCCAACGAAATAAAAACGTGAACCAAAATTCTCCAGAAGGTAAATCGCTAAAGGCAGGCTGTTCTGATTAGGGGCGGCGCCACCGTATATAACATTGGGGGAGTACTCAAAACCCTCATAAAGCGTTGGATAAAAAAGAAAGCCGTTCTGACGTTCTATGACGGGAAGGACCTCCTTACGAGAAGAAGACATGTAACACCCAAAAATAACGTTCAATTCTGGATCAGCTAACATTTCCTCGGCATAAATTCGGTATTGCTTAACGTTTGAAGCCGGATCAAGTATCACGGGTGATATATTGCGGCCCTCTATACCGCCGGCTTGATTAATCTCGTCTATGGCAAGCAACGTTCCTTTTAGCTGTGAGTTCTCAATAATGGATGTCACGCCGGTTTGAGAAAACAGGACACCGACAGTCCAAGGTTTCTCCGAAGAACTTCGCGTCATATAGCTTCGTCCTGAGTTTTGGCTTTAATACTTGATATCAAACTATAACCTCTTCTTAGAATCCCATAAACCGCCTCGTGACGATACTTCGGCATAAAAACCAAGTGGCATTTACATTATCATTTCACGTACGACCGGCGCTGCCAGTCTCATATGATGACCCCCCTTCTTTACTTTGCTCGTTCGGAAGGGGGCGTCCACTATGGACCACGTCCTATTGGCAGAGCCCTGTCGAGTCGCACCGCCGGAGGCGGCGGTTTACTTCGTATTAATCAGGGTTTCCCTAAGCCTTTTTGAGTTCCGGCGCCTTGCGGTGCTTCGTTCCCTGTTCGTAGGCGTATGCGATAGCAAGCATTTCGACCTCGCTCCACTGCCGCGCGACAATAACGAGGTTGAACGGAGCGCCCGAGGCGTAGAAGCCAGCCGGTACGGTCACCGCCGGCAGGCCGGCGATATTTACCTCGCTAACCACCATTCCATCAATGGCTTCGTCTCCATGCACCGGTCCTAAAGGACCACGCATTTGCGGGTAGATGACCGCATCAAGCTTCTGTTTGTCGAAAATCGTGTTGAATATATCGAGATAGGTTTCCCTCAGAGTGATGAAGGAAGTCATATCGGGGGGGGTGGATGGGGACTTCGTTGCTTCAACGAACTCGGGCACGTGGCTCATATAGCTCAACACACCCTCTGGTCCGAACGCGTCTTCTTTTTGCGTTGCCTTGGCGAATTCGGCGAACGTCTTCAGAGCGACTTTCGAACCCATGCGCTGGAGATATTTCTCTATGTCATTGGCAATTGATTCCATACCACGCGCGTCGAACTCGGCCCCTGGCAAAACCGCCTTGCTCAGTTCCCGGAACCCGGAACCCGCGAAGGGATCCTTTACAAGGTCTGCGCCAAGTTTGTTCAGTTCTTCTTGGGCGCGCTGATAAAGGCCTGTCGTCTCCTCGGAAAACGTCGAGGCGCGCCAGCCCGGCCCATAGAGACCAATGCGCTTGCCTTTTAGCGCATTCTTGTCCAATTTTGAGATATAGCCGCCTTTCGGACGTTTGTCCACACCTGCCAGCGTCTTGGGATCCTCCATTGAGAACCCCGCAAGCGCGTCCAGCGTAAGTGCCGCATCGCGTACACACCGTGCGATGGGGCCGACGACGTCGCGGAGGCTGGAGAGCGGAAAGACGCCCGTATTGGGAACGAGTCCGTGAGTCGGCTTTATGCCCACAAGGCCTTGCGCCGAGGCAGGGTTTTGAATCGAGCCGGCGGTTTCTTCCGCCAGTCCGAGCACGCAGAAATTGCCGCCGACGGCAGTTGCGGTCCCGGTGCTGCTGCCGCCGGGTAGGAACTCTCGGTCAACCGAATTGTAAGTAGAGCCAGCCCATGAACCATTGGCATGCGCGCCAGTGTGGCTGAGCACCGGAATGTTGGTTTTGCCTAGGATCACCGTATCGGCTTTGCGCATGCGTGCCACCACAGGAGAATCGGTCTCAGGCAGCAGGTCGACGCCGCCGGTCTTGCTATAGAGAAGCGACCAGCCACCGGTAGTCGGAAAGCCCTTCATGTCCATGGAGTCTTTGACGACGACGGGGACACCCGCCAGCGGCCCCAGTTTTTCCCCGGCGGCGCGACGCTTGTCGATCGCGCGCGCTTCTTCAACCGCCTTCTCGTTGAAAAAGACGATCGCATTGTAGGAAGGGTTGAATTCCGCTATGCGCTCTAGGTAAGCCTTAGTCAGCTTTTCCGAGGTGAACGCGCCGCTGGCGAAACCCGCCTGTACCTGCTCGACAGTCAGTTCAGTCAGGTCGATGATCGCTGCATTTACATTGGTCATTTTTTGTTCCTCTTTTACTTTAATTTTTTAATATTCGCTCGATGGTTTGATATCCCCATCTCGCAAAAACTCTTTAATCTAACGAAGACATACAAACCTCCCTATATGATAATTAGTGCATCAAGTTCAAAGTAATTATTCATTTTTTAGATTTCAAATACTAAGTGTGCCGACCCTCTGGAATTAACAACCGCTACGCCAATGGTATCGTCGCTGCTTGAAATGTCACCATGTCGCATTGCAATACTCCTTCGGACCGTTGAAAGAAAACGAGAGGACAGTGTATGTCCTATGTCCCGATGGGATAGCTTCTATCTATCCCCTTAAATAGCGAGATACTGATCAATGACATCACTGGTCAGCTCCTCGCCCCTGCCTCGCAACGCCACCCGCCCTTTGTCCAAAAGCACAAAGGAATCCGCAGCCTGGCGCACGAATCTGGTGTTTTGCTCGACAAGTACAATAGTCAAGCCCATATCACGGTTAAGCTTTCGGATAACTTCCTCAATCTGTTGCACTATATTTGGCTGAATACCTTCGGTAGGTTCATCTAAGATGAGGACCTTGGGGTTCATCGCCAAAGCCCGACCAATAGCCAGCTGCTGTTGCTGGCCGCCTGAAAGATCACCGCCAAGGCGGTCAATAAAATCTGACAAAACAGGAAACAGCTCGAAGATATGTTCAGGAATGAATCGAGATTTGTCAGCCCGAGGGAACATGCCCATCAATAGGTTTTCCCTCACTGTAAAGCGCGGGATCACTTCCCTTCCCTGGGGGATATAGGCAATACCGGTCGCAGCTCTCTCGGGCGTCGACATGTTCAACAGGTTTGAACCCTGAAACGAAAGCGTGCCATTCGCTCTGTCGGTAAGCCCCATGATGGTGCGAAGTAATGTTGTTTTACCCACTCCATTTCGACCGACAATGCCAAGAAAACCGCCATCCTCAATCTGGAAATCAATATCCTGCAAAATAGGACTTTTCCCGTAAAAGGAGTACAGACCTTTCGCTTCAAGCATGATCGTCTCCAGTATCAGAAAGATACGCTTCCCGCACGGCGGCATTAGTCTCAATTTCAGTTATGCTGCCTTCGGCTAGTAACGAACCACCGTCCATCACCGTAACGATGTCGGCGATATCTCTAACAAATGCCATGTCGTGCTCTACTACGATCATGGTGTGTTCACCCTGCAATTCCCTGAACAGTGAAGCTGTCTGTTTGGTTTCCTGTGCGGTCATACCAGCGGTTGGCTCATCCATCAGGATTACGTGGCAGTCCTGCATCAGCAACATAGCAATTTCCAACCATTGGGTTTGGCCGTGAGAAAGATTTTCTGCCTTGGTGTATGTTTCATCCTCCAAACCAACCAAGGAAAGCACCTCCCGGATTCGGCCCCGGATAGGGGTTCGAAAAACACGCATTGTGCTGAATACTCCGGGAAAGGCTGAACGACCTATTTCCAGGTTTTCAATAACGCTCAGATCCTTAAATACGGTCGGCGTTTGAAACTTTCGCCCAACTCCAGCCCTAGCCCGCTTGAATTCCGGCAAGTGAGTAATATCCTGATTGCCAAGTAGAATCCGCCCAGAGGTAGGTAACGTTTTGCCGCAGATCAGATCCAGTGTGGTTGATTTACCTGCCCCATTCGGACCTAGAAGACAGCGCAACTCCCCATCGCGTATGTGCAGGTCGAGCTCATTGACCGCAACAAGTCCGCCAAATTTCACAGTCAGTTTTTCTAATGTCAAAGCAGCCATTATTTACCCTCCCGCTGGCTAGCAGTAGTTTCAGAGCGATGTTTGTCCAGCGACGTATTCATTCGGGATATGGGATTGGCCATAAAGTGGGATTCCAGCTTTATTCGTAAATCCATAACGAGGCCGAAAAGACCGCGAGGTAGAAACAGCACAACCACAATGAAAATAACGCCCAGAATCAAGGTCCACTGATCAAAAAATAGGTCTGACAGCCGGCCTTCAGCCATATTGACGCCGATGCCTCCCAGAGTTGCTGCCACGATAGATTCACGTCCACCAACGGCAGCCCAAATCACAAATGCGAGACTGAGAGATAGCCCCATATAAGTGGGAGAAGCAAATCCTAGAATCATTGCATAGAGCATTCCCGCTATTCCGGCAATCCCGGCAGAGGTTGCAAAAGCCACGATCTCATAAGTTGAAACGTCGTAGCCAAAAAAACGAGTTCGTTCCGGATCAGCCTTTATTGCACGCAGTACAAGTCCAGCCTTGCTGCGCAAGAAGAGCAACCCAAGCGTAAGGACGACCAGCAGACAGCCGGCGACCATGTAATAAAAGGCCAAACCATAAACATCTACCGACCAACCAAATAGTTCCAGGGCTGCCAGCCCCGTAAGCCCATTTTGACCACCAGTGAAACGCTGCTCACTGATTATCCAGAGTTGAACAGCAAGCATGAGAGACAAGGTAATAATCGCGACAAATACGCCGGTGATCCGGCCACGGAACATGAAGCCGCCAATCAAACTTGCTATGGCAACAGGAACCAAGATGCCAGCTGCAAGAGTGAACGAAACTGATTGGAACGGCTCCCAAAACCAGGGCAATTTCTCCATATTCGT encodes the following:
- a CDS encoding FadR/GntR family transcriptional regulator — its product is MNAKSLRVPKRVKLSDQIVESVKSWVAVNQMQPGDRLPNERQLMEQFECSKGTVREALKSLEVQGLISVRTGPNGGAVLERVPFEKASELLRNFLHFEQPSGLEIYALRTLIEPEIAALATPRLEEKDLNTLEALVKLCEIAPDTFEERIEQRIAELDFHVLLAQRCGNPMLAFIGRFVNDMVRDLMIFKKAALPEQHEFSCANLAYHKQLIAVFRSRDAVGARKLMLDHMKSAEHFNRELEGRLNQYFLGITD
- a CDS encoding ANTAR domain-containing protein, translating into MEHDNIIRQLRGLNVLVLHPRDCDAEELLQQLNRIGCRANAIWPPPSCPSDPADLTFIEVRETPDEGITNYLKLTADRPTLIGLAGYESPSVLQNLIDLEVDSVLAKPVRPYGVLSSIIVARRNWQQGKSNEKIITKLKNKVENSHKMNEAKIVLMKVHDINEDQAYRAIRQQAMKCRITTTEVAQSIIDSNALLHNCIIA
- a CDS encoding transporter substrate-binding domain-containing protein; translated protein: MTRSSSEKPWTVGVLFSQTGVTSIIENSQLKGTLLAIDEINQAGGIEGRNISPVILDPASNVKQYRIYAEEMLADPELNVIFGCYMSSSRKEVLPVIERQNGFLFYPTLYEGFEYSPNVIYGGAAPNQNSLPLAIYLLENFGSRFYFVGSDYIYPRESNRVMRNIVRQGGGQVVGENYLSLDARREDFEWILEDIRRVSPDVIFSTVVGIGTVNLYTAYHESGGNGFKLPIASLTTNEAEVAIMGRSAAAGHITAAPYFRNIKTDENARFLGKYARKFGSIEDVTSCCEAAYSQVHLFANALRLTGSTGADQLRAVLRGAEFEAPQGRIKIDPDNNHTYLQSRIARLGADGEYRVEREAVRPIKPDPYLAVPTLNDWANAPIGTN
- a CDS encoding amidase, yielding MTNVNAAIIDLTELTVEQVQAGFASGAFTSEKLTKAYLERIAEFNPSYNAIVFFNEKAVEEARAIDKRRAAGEKLGPLAGVPVVVKDSMDMKGFPTTGGWSLLYSKTGGVDLLPETDSPVVARMRKADTVILGKTNIPVLSHTGAHANGSWAGSTYNSVDREFLPGGSSTGTATAVGGNFCVLGLAEETAGSIQNPASAQGLVGIKPTHGLVPNTGVFPLSSLRDVVGPIARCVRDAALTLDALAGFSMEDPKTLAGVDKRPKGGYISKLDKNALKGKRIGLYGPGWRASTFSEETTGLYQRAQEELNKLGADLVKDPFAGSGFRELSKAVLPGAEFDARGMESIANDIEKYLQRMGSKVALKTFAEFAKATQKEDAFGPEGVLSYMSHVPEFVEATKSPSTPPDMTSFITLRETYLDIFNTIFDKQKLDAVIYPQMRGPLGPVHGDEAIDGMVVSEVNIAGLPAVTVPAGFYASGAPFNLVIVARQWSEVEMLAIAYAYEQGTKHRKAPELKKA
- the urtE gene encoding urea ABC transporter ATP-binding subunit UrtE — protein: MLEAKGLYSFYGKSPILQDIDFQIEDGGFLGIVGRNGVGKTTLLRTIMGLTDRANGTLSFQGSNLLNMSTPERAATGIAYIPQGREVIPRFTVRENLLMGMFPRADKSRFIPEHIFELFPVLSDFIDRLGGDLSGGQQQQLAIGRALAMNPKVLILDEPTEGIQPNIVQQIEEVIRKLNRDMGLTIVLVEQNTRFVRQAADSFVLLDKGRVALRGRGEELTSDVIDQYLAI
- the urtD gene encoding urea ABC transporter ATP-binding protein UrtD, with protein sequence MAALTLEKLTVKFGGLVAVNELDLHIRDGELRCLLGPNGAGKSTTLDLICGKTLPTSGRILLGNQDITHLPEFKRARAGVGRKFQTPTVFKDLSVIENLEIGRSAFPGVFSTMRVFRTPIRGRIREVLSLVGLEDETYTKAENLSHGQTQWLEIAMLLMQDCHVILMDEPTAGMTAQETKQTASLFRELQGEHTMIVVEHDMAFVRDIADIVTVMDGGSLLAEGSITEIETNAAVREAYLSDTGDDHA
- the urtC gene encoding urea ABC transporter permease subunit UrtC, whose product is MNKGFSIDCIGYALFAVFVVLIIPWSANYSGYDLNIYARYLVLGMAAAAVALSWGTAGILNLGQALTFGIGSYIMAMHLKLKASGAQAGGMPDFMVWTNMEKLPWFWEPFQSVSFTLAAGILVPVAIASLIGGFMFRGRITGVFVAIITLSLMLAVQLWIISEQRFTGGQNGLTGLAALELFGWSVDVYGLAFYYMVAGCLLVVLTLGLLFLRSKAGLVLRAIKADPERTRFFGYDVSTYEIVAFATSAGIAGIAGMLYAMILGFASPTYMGLSLSLAFVIWAAVGGRESIVAATLGGIGVNMAEGRLSDLFFDQWTLILGVIFIVVVLFLPRGLFGLVMDLRIKLESHFMANPISRMNTSLDKHRSETTASQREGK